In the Arthrobacter sp. 31Y genome, one interval contains:
- a CDS encoding sodium/solute symporter, with translation MNPAVGLFAFLAVSLATAVIGFYGLRISRTTGDFYVASRTVPPWWNASAIGGEYLSAASFLGVAGLILLSGTDALWFPVGYTAGYLMLLLFVAAPLRRSGAYTIPDFTEARLDSKLVRRVTSLMVVAVGWLYIVPQLHGAALAIRITTGLPSWVGSTAVVVVVCLTVAAGGMRSITFVQAFQYWLKLTALAVPVVFVLLVLAGNGTQPQAPLPVNPTGQGAAGAYQHISLLVALLFGTLGLPHVLVRFYTNPDGQSARRTTLIVLGLLSVFYLFPTLSGALGRMFAPELAQSGQADALVLLLPGKLVGGMAGDLLSAFVVAGAFAAFLSTTCGLVVSLSGVISQDLFGGSVRGFRLAAVLAAVVPLGFALMTDTLALAGSVGLVFAFTASTICPLLLLGIWWRGLTDAGAIAGMLTGAFLCGGAMVAGTLMGPGNAPAWLAQPAAWSVPAAFAATVTVSIMTKNRVPASVNRVMSRLHVPERPVETER, from the coding sequence GTGAATCCTGCTGTTGGCCTCTTCGCATTTCTGGCCGTTTCCTTAGCGACGGCGGTCATCGGCTTCTACGGCCTGCGCATCTCACGGACCACTGGTGACTTCTACGTAGCCTCAAGAACAGTCCCGCCCTGGTGGAACGCTTCCGCAATCGGCGGCGAGTACCTTTCAGCCGCCAGCTTCCTGGGCGTCGCAGGACTGATCCTGCTTTCAGGAACCGACGCATTGTGGTTCCCCGTGGGTTACACCGCTGGCTACCTCATGCTGCTGCTCTTCGTGGCCGCTCCCCTGCGTCGTTCCGGCGCCTACACCATTCCGGATTTCACCGAAGCGCGGCTGGACTCCAAGCTGGTCCGCCGGGTCACCAGCCTGATGGTGGTGGCCGTCGGCTGGCTGTACATTGTGCCGCAACTCCACGGGGCAGCACTCGCCATCCGGATCACCACGGGCCTGCCATCGTGGGTAGGCTCGACGGCGGTAGTGGTGGTTGTGTGCCTGACAGTGGCGGCAGGCGGCATGCGCTCCATCACTTTCGTTCAGGCTTTCCAGTATTGGCTGAAACTGACCGCGTTGGCAGTGCCCGTAGTGTTCGTGCTGCTGGTTCTAGCCGGCAACGGCACACAGCCGCAGGCACCCCTGCCCGTCAATCCCACCGGCCAAGGTGCTGCCGGAGCCTACCAACACATATCACTCCTGGTGGCGTTGCTCTTCGGAACCTTGGGCCTCCCCCATGTCCTCGTAAGGTTCTACACCAACCCTGACGGCCAGTCGGCCCGCCGGACAACGTTGATTGTGCTGGGACTGCTCTCCGTCTTCTATCTCTTTCCCACACTCTCCGGGGCCCTAGGGCGGATGTTCGCACCAGAGCTGGCACAGTCCGGGCAAGCCGATGCTCTGGTCTTGTTGCTGCCAGGCAAACTTGTGGGAGGCATGGCCGGCGACCTTTTGTCCGCCTTCGTGGTGGCCGGAGCCTTCGCTGCCTTCCTGTCCACCACATGCGGGCTGGTTGTTTCGTTGTCCGGCGTCATCAGCCAGGACCTCTTCGGAGGAAGCGTGAGGGGCTTCCGCCTCGCTGCGGTGCTCGCCGCCGTCGTGCCCTTGGGTTTTGCTTTGATGACCGACACCCTTGCGCTGGCCGGAAGCGTAGGCTTGGTCTTTGCCTTCACTGCGTCCACTATTTGTCCGCTGCTGTTGCTGGGGATCTGGTGGCGCGGACTGACCGATGCGGGCGCCATCGCGGGCATGCTGACCGGGGCCTTCCTTTGCGGCGGCGCCATGGTGGCGGGCACCCTCATGGGGCCCGGAAATGCGCCTGCGTGGCTGGCTCAGCCTGCGGCGTGGAGCGTCCCTGCTGCCTTCGCGGCGACCGTGACGGTGTCCATCATGACCAAGAACCGCGTTCCGGCCTCAGTAAACCGTGTGATGTCTCGCCTGCATGTACCTGAGAGGCCGGTAGAGACGGAGAGGTAG